A region of the Candidatus Thermoplasmatota archaeon genome:
GATATAAAAAAATAGGACAACGGCTTTTCGTACAATCCACTGTCTTCAAGCACCCTTAGCGTTGAGCCCAGAATTATGAATGGCAATGAAGCTATGAAAAATGATGTATTTATCTGTATATTGAAAAATTTGAAAAACCTGTACATAGAATAAAAAACTGCAAGCAGCAGCATTCCATAAATAAATTCAGACAGAAGCGTATAACCCTCTACAGCCCTTATTCCGTGATAGCTCACAGAATGGTCTGCCGCATCCGCCACTACGGGCCCCCAGAAATATTTCCATATGAATTGATCATAAAATATGTCCGGAGCAATCAATAATCCTGCTATAAACACCAGAACTGTAATAATTGCGGCAATCACCCATAAACGCATCTATTTGGAAATAAAAACGATATAATAAATTAGCGGTAAAAACATATCATTTTCCATTCTTTTTCTCATTTATCTTGTGGGCAAACACGCCAGCCCCGAAACCATTGTCTATATTGACAACCGCCATCCCCGGAGAACAACTGTTGAGCATGGTAAGCAATGCGGCAAATCCTCTTATACCTGTGCCATATCCCACGCTTGTCGGGAGAGCTACGACAGGAACAGGGAATAGACTGGATATAATCCCGGGCAACACACCGTCCATCCCAGCCGTTGCAACGATTACCGTAGCATTAAAAAGAGTGTTTTTAAATTCCAGAAGACGATGAATTCCGGCAGCCCCCACATCATATATCCTTTCCACTCTGCTTCCCAATGCTTCGGCCGTCACCGCCGCTTCCTCCGCAACGGGAATGTCTCCCGTGCCGGCGCTTGCCACCACGATATACCCTTCATTTCTTTCTTTTTCAATTTTCTTTCTTTTTCCTATCACGATTATTTTGCACTTTTCATAATATGTTGCATCGCCAAAATTTTTAACCGCCTTATAAACATCAGCATCTGCTTTCGTTATGAAAATCATGTCCTTTCCTCTCATTTCTTTTACAACGTTCACTATCTGCTCTTTTGATTTCCCGGGGGCAAATATTGCTTCAGGTATGCCCGTTCTCATCCTCCTGTGAGAATCGATTTTTATATCCCCCATGTCAAGGAAGGGGAGATAACGCAATTCCTCCATGGCCTTATCGCTGCTTGCTTTTCCGGACTGCACATCTTCAAGTATTTTTCTTATTCTTTCTTCCATCATATTATTGCATAAATGCTTTACAATGCTTAAAAAAGTTTGTTATCGCCTTTCAAAAAATTTAGATACTTTTTTAATAGCCCTTTGTTTATAGCCGTGGATACGGGGTTGGCGTATAACTTACGCCTCCCTCCCCCTCGTATCCTTTAGTACACCTTCAACCTGAATTAAGCGCTTTTTCAATATAGTTGGATATGGGGGAAATCCCGTTCAATGAGGTTCGTCCAAGAAAAACAGGTGGGAAGTGGAACCAGATGCAAACAGCATAGGCATGATCGGTGAGCCTTTCTTTCGGATGGTTCATCGGTAATTCCCTGAAGTAATCCACTTATCCCGGAAATTTTCTAAAAACCGTCAGTTTTAATAAATCTTTAACAATTCAAGACAGATGAAAGCCGACAAAAGCAAGGACTTCGATGAATGGTATAACGAAGTTGTCGAAGAGGCAGATTTATGTGATAAAAGGTATCCCGTAAAAGGAATGAATATATGGAAACCCTATGGCTGGGAAATAGAGCAGAACATAGATTCCATCATCCGTTTTGAAATGAGGGAAACGGGGCATAAGGAAGTTTATTTTCCTCTTTTAGTTCCCGAGAGCCTATTTCAAAAAGAATCAGAGCATATCAGGGGATTTGGCTCCGAAGTATTCTGGGTCACTCATGCTGGTGATAGGGAACTCGAGGAACGTTTGATTCTCAGGCCTACTTCCGAGACAGTGCTGTATCATATCTTCTCCTTATGGATTCGGTCTCATGCCGATTTGCCTCTGAAAACATTCCAGATAGTAAATACATTCCGGTACGAAACAAAGATGACAAAGGCATTCATAAGGGTTAGAGAGATACACTTTTTTGAGGCACATACCTGTCACAATGATTTTGAGGAGGCCGAAGCGCAGATAAGGGAAGACATTGAAATCGCTGGAAAATTTTTTGATAAGCTCAGTCTCCCATATATGATAAGTAAAAGGCCGGATTGGGACAAATTTGCGGGAGCAGAGTATTCCCTGGGAATCGATGTTCTCATGCCGTCAAAAAAGATACTTCAGGTCGCTTCGATACATCAATACAAGGATAATTTCTCCAGACCGTTCGAGATAAAGTATG
Encoded here:
- the larB gene encoding nickel pincer cofactor biosynthesis protein LarB yields the protein MMEERIRKILEDVQSGKASSDKAMEELRYLPFLDMGDIKIDSHRRMRTGIPEAIFAPGKSKEQIVNVVKEMRGKDMIFITKADADVYKAVKNFGDATYYEKCKIIVIGKRKKIEKERNEGYIVVASAGTGDIPVAEEAAVTAEALGSRVERIYDVGAAGIHRLLEFKNTLFNATVIVATAGMDGVLPGIISSLFPVPVVALPTSVGYGTGIRGFAALLTMLNSCSPGMAVVNIDNGFGAGVFAHKINEKKNGK
- the proS gene encoding proline--tRNA ligase: MKADKSKDFDEWYNEVVEEADLCDKRYPVKGMNIWKPYGWEIEQNIDSIIRFEMRETGHKEVYFPLLVPESLFQKESEHIRGFGSEVFWVTHAGDRELEERLILRPTSETVLYHIFSLWIRSHADLPLKTFQIVNTFRYETKMTKAFIRVREIHFFEAHTCHNDFEEAEAQIREDIEIAGKFFDKLSLPYMISKRPDWDKFAGAEYSLGIDVLMPSKKILQVASIHQYKDNFSRPFEIKYEDEGGEHKYCHQTTYGMSERVLGAIVGMNGDDKGIALPSSIAPIQVVIVPIIFKGKEKIVEKECRAVKQELDGAGIRTHLDMRDKTPGNKFYDWELKGVPLRIEIGPRDVEKGVVTVATRDGLKKEIDRNNLREIEAEMNLFDRRIFERAKRFLKENIHTFHTLEKKDGIIEVPWCGREKCGLRMEEKTEMKSLGTPFPERKCDGKCVVCGEEGKYWLRLAKSY